GACGCTGGTGGTTGCCGCCAGCCGTACCGGACACAGCGCTGCGGATATGGCACAGACCACGTGGGTCATCGAACAGGCTGACATTGAACAGCAGGTTCAGGGCGGTAAAGAGCTAAAAGAAGTCCTGGCGCAGCTGATCCCCGGCATGGATGTCAGCAGTCAGGGGCGCACCAATTACGGCATGAACATGCGTGGCCGCTCCATGATGGTGATGGTCGACGGCGTGCGACTGAACTCGTCACGCAGCGACAGCCGCCAGCTGGACTCTATCGATCCGTTTAACATTGAGCGCATCGAAGTTATCTCCGGTGCGACCTCGCTGTACGGCGGCGGCAGCACCGGCGGTATAATCAATATCGTGACCAAAAAAGGCCAGCCGGAGACGCAGGTTGAGTTCCAGACCGGGATGAAAACCGGCTTTAACAGTCATAACGATCATGATGAAAATATGGCGGCAGCGGTGAGCGGCGGCAATGACAATGCCTCCGGGCGTCTGTCCGTCGCCTATCAGCGCTACGGCGGCTGGTACGACGGTAACGGCGATGAATCCATTATCGATAACACCCAGACCGGCCTTCAGTATTCTGACCGACTGGACGTGATGGGCACCGGCACGCTGAATATTGATGATCACCAGCAGCTGCAGCTCACCACGCAATATTACAAAAGCCAGGCCGATGGTAAGCATGGCCTGTTCCTGGGCGAGAATTTCTCGGCGGTGACCGGCAACGGCACCGCCTATAACAAAGGTAATCTGGATTCGGATCGCCTGCCCGGCACCGAGCGCCACCTGATTAATCTTCAGTATTCGAACTCTGATGCCTGGGGCCAGGATCTGGTCGCACAGATTTACTACCGCGATGAGAGCCTTACCTACTACCCCTTCCCCACACTGAACGGCGATAAAACCCGCGTGACCAGCATTGGCGCCTCACAGCAGAAAACAGATTTCTGGGGCGGCAAACTGACAGTCAACAGCAAGCCACTGGATGCTCTTTCTCTGACCTATGGTGTGGATGCCGAGCATGAAACCTTTAACGCCAACCAGCAGTTTTTCGACCTGAAAAAAGCGGCTGCCAGCGGTGGCATGAAGCTCGATAACGCGTATAACGTCGGGCGCTATCCGGATTACAGCATCACCAACCTGGCACCGTTCCTCCAGGCGAGTTATGACATCGATGCGATCACGTTAAGCGGCGGTGTGCGCTATCAGTACACCGAGAATAAGGTCGATGATTTTGTCGGTTATACCCAGCAGCAGGGCATCGCCACCGGTAAAGCCACCTCCGCCGACGCTGTACCGGGCGGCAAAACGGATTACAATAATCTGCTGTTTAACGCCGGTATTCTCGGCCACCTGAGCGAACGCCAGCAGCTGTGGTTCAACTTCTCGCAGGGCTTCGAACTGCCGGATCTCGCCAAATATTACGGATCCGGCACCTATCGTCTTGAGAATGGTCACTACCGTCTGCTGAAAAGCGTTAACGTGAATGACTCGCGTCTCGATGGTATTAAAGTTGACAGCTATGAGCTGGGCTGGCGTTACACCGGTGATAATCTGCGTACCCAGCTCGCGGCCTACTATTCGGTCTCTGACAAAACCATCAACATCAATAAAACCGATATGACCATCACACTGGATGATGACAAGCGTCGTATCTACGGGGTTGAAGGCCAGGTGGATTACTTCTTCAGTGACAGCGACTGGAGCACCGGCGCAAACTTTAACGCTATCAAATCGGAAACCCGCGTGGACGGCGACTGGAAAAAGCTGACGGTGGACAGCGCCAGCCCGTCGAAGGTCAGCGCCTGGGTTAACTGGGCACCGGATAACTGGGCCTTGCGCCTGCAGAGCACCCAGACGTTCGATGTCTCTGATGATGCCGGTAAGAAAATCGACGGCTACAACACGATGGACTTTATCGGCAGCTATGCGCTTCCGGTCGGTAAAATCGCGTTCAGTGTCGAAAACCTGCTGGATAAGGATTACACCACCGTCTGGGGTCAGCGCGCGCCAGGATTGTACAGTCCGACTTATGGCTCACCGGATCTCTATACCTACAAAGGCCGTGGTCGTACGTTTGGCCTGAATTACTCCGTTCTGTTCTGATTGCTCCAACATGAAAAAGGCCGCCTGAGTGCGGCTTTTTTTATTGCCGCATTCTGAAGGTGTCTCGCAAAAACGCGCTCGCAGGCAAAGCTCACCGTAGTGGATACTGGTTTGCGACCTTTACATCAAGCAGCGGCACTCGTTTGATAAATAACTATCCCTGATGGATATGAAATGATGCTTGTTTCCTCTTTGTCGGGCTTATCTGGCCTCATCGTTTTCAGGCAATACTGGCATGAAAGCCGTTATAGATATGGCGATTTCACCGTGAAATAATTCATTTAAATTCTTTTGAATCATTAACTTAAACATAAAAACGGCGTGGCGAAAGGTGTGAAATTTCAGTACGAGCGACAATACTGAACAGCAAAACATCCACTGTAGAGAGTAAGCAGGCAAGGTATAGGCGATGCTGCGAAATAACGAAAGGAGAAGGAAGTAGTGGCGATTTCACCGTGAAATCCGTTCAGGAAAAAACGTTATTTCAGGGAGTTAACGGTGAAATCACCATGGCGAGTGCACATCCCGCTCAGGAGAGATGTTTTTTCAGAACGCTTTCAATGGCACGGTCGAGTTCATCCTGAACATCACGCGACAGGCGGTTGAACTCATAGCTGAACAGGCGGCCTTTGGTACGCTTACGGGCGAAACGGTCTTTATCGGAGAAACGCCAGAGGGGCGAAATAACCGCTTTATCTTTCGGGCTTGGCGACGAGAGCAATTCCCCCTCACGCGCGATAATACGCATAATGCGGTTCTTTACTTCGTCTTCAGCGAGATCGGTGTCTGACAGCACGATATCCACTTCACTGGCGATGGAATTGGTCAGCGTTTTGAGCGCGATGTCATTTTTCTGAAGCGTCTCTTCGATACCACTCAGCGTTTTATAGTCGCTGAACGTAAGCTCGGACTGAACCGGGAAGAGGGCCAGCAGTTCTGCAGAGACCGACGCCGCCTGTAAAGCACGGGTGACTTTTGCCTGCGACAGCCCTTCCTGCTCGGCTATCTCTTTCTGACTGAGACCTGCGTTTTTCAGCGCCATCAGCCGCAGCCCGATCTCACGGATATTGTGCTCTTTTGCCGTCTGAATATCTTTAGCGAGCTTGCGCGCTTCTTCTGATGTCAGCGCCGCTTCCGTCACCAGGACGGTAAGACCGGTGTGGCAGATGAGCGCCGCTGCACGACGGCGCGAGCCATCGAGAATTTCAATACGGTCACCCGCTTTCACGCCAATCGCCGGGAAGAACTGCTGGAATTTCAGGGTACGGGTGATATCGCGCAGCGATTCCGGTGTCAGCGCAGACTGATCGCGCCCGTTGGTTTCCTGACGCACAAAGGTTTTTTCCGCCACATCGGCGGGCGCGACGCTTTCAAGCCGGAACGTCGCTTTGCGCCCGGAATTGAGCACAAACACCGAGGTAAAGGTTTCAGCGTCCGTGCTCTCTTTAAATGGAGAGTGGGTGAGTGTACGGCCAATGGTGACTCTTTTTGTGCTCATAATGTTCTCAGCTCATACGAATAAATTCAATGCGATCAAAGACCGCTTTGGCAAAGTCTTCAGCGGCGGCGCGCGCGTTCTTCAGTGCTTCGCTGCTGCCGATGTAAGTGGCGGGGTTTGCGGAAATTACCGTATCAAACGACTCTCCGCAGCGCTCAAAGCCGTCCAGGCGGGGCAGGGCGACATCCAGCATATCGCCGCCGAAAATCTCCTTGGCGAGGCTGTGACAGAGCTTGTGGTCTGCCTTGTTGAGCAGTTTCGACATAAAGCCGATGTTTTTCTGCAATCTGACACGGCAGCCCGACTCTTCAATCAGCGCGATCAGCTCCGGCAGGCGCGTCAGGTATTTGAGCGTTGAGTGGAAATCTACCTGTGCAGGCGGCACCGGTGTGAACAGGACATCCGAGGCGGCAATCGCGTTCATCAGGAATGCGTCCAGATGCGGGCCGCTGTCGACAAAGATAAAGTCATAGTCTCTGGCAATCTTATCGATGATGTTCTGGCGCAGGACACCATAAATACTGGTGCCCGGCAGATGTTCTGCACAGAGTTCTTCCCAGCGTGAGGCGATAAAGGCGTCTTCAATAGAAGCTGGCATCACATCCACGCCAGGCACAATCGACGGCACAATAAATTCTTCCAGCAGCTCTTCACGCGACACATTCTGCAGCATCGCCTGCGCGCTGGTGGTATCGACAGTGCCGACCGCGCGGGTGTGATTAAGGAACATGGTTGCGGAAGACTGCGGATCGAGATCGACCACCAGAATGCGCAAATCTTCAAACAGCAGGTGAGGATGTACGCGCAGCGCATGGGCAAGGGAAACCGTGGACACCGTTTTGGAGACGCCGCCTTTCAGGTTGCCGACAAAAATGGTGAACGCTTCATCATGACGGTCACGGTATTTGGGCACGCCGCGGTGATGGTAGAGATCGATAATATTCTGAACGGACATCGCATATTTAGTGGAGGAGCCCGCCGCGCGTTTATCAAAGACGTATCCGTTCGCTTCCATCTCACTGACGGCGTAGTCGACGCTGGCGCGGGTCAGTCGCGGAAGTTTGGCCAGTGCCGCTTTGGCATAGACCTGATAGAAAGTGTTTTCCTGAAGCTCATCTTTCTGATGCTGGATCTGCTCTGTCAGGCCCAGAAGCATTCTTTCAGAACGTTCGGCAACTTTCGTCAACTGCTGCTCATTATCCATCATAAAACTCACTGTATGCAGGATTTATTGATTTAAACGAAAATACAGCATAAAAGCCAGACGGTAAACATAAATGTGATGCCGATGTGCGCGTGCTCAAAATGCTGATGTTATAAGACGTTACTGCTAAAGATCGCAGCGCTCACCGCAAAAACGAACGGGGTTTAACCGTTCGTTTGAGGAAGCGCAAAAGAGTTGTGGTTGAAGAGAGTGGCAGATGCTGTGTGTCTGATTTTATCCACAGGCCAGATCTAAGGTTTCGATCCCAAGGAGATCCCTAATATGATCCTTAAAGATCCCTTTCCCGAATTTCTTATTGCTATCATGGCGTTGCGGCATTTTATAACCACTATAGCGAGCAGATCATCCACTGAAGCGAGCCGGATATCCACTGTGGTGAGACACATAACGGCTGAAGAGAGTGGTATGCATCCACTGTAGCGAGTAAACCGCCTGACTTTTCCATGCCGGCACTCTCTTTATAACGTACTGTATCAGAAAGCATTTCCGGTATCCTTTGTGAAGTTACTCACGCTCATGAACATGTTTATTCACACCGGGAGTGTCATCTTTTTGTCTGGCTGCGGGTTACTGTAACAGACTGACATGTTGCTGTATGTGTTCGGGCTATCCACTATAGCGAGTGAATGACTGGATCCTGTCACGCCATCAACTAAAACAACCACTACAGAGAGCAAATAACCACTGTAGCGAGTAAACATCCACTGTGGAGAGTAATCCGCGCGTATAAGTATGTGACATATCCACTATGGTGAGTGATACTCTCACTGGCGAAGATAATAACCACTATGGTGAGTAAGCACCGGCATTCAGGACAGGAGAACCGCACGTGGCTGATGAAGAGAGCATCAATATCAACGACGCCTTCAGTGAGCTGGACCGTAAAACCGGCGAAGTGGTCACGCTGATGCCGAACCGCAATAACACCGTGCAGCCGGTCGCGCTGATGCGTCTTGGCCTGTTTGTCCCGACGCTGAAATCCACCGCCCGGGGCCGCAAAGGCCAGATGTCCTCGATGGACGTAACGGAAGAGCTTAAACAGCTCTCGCTCGTTAAATCCGAAGGCTACGAGAATATCAAAATCACCGGCGCCCGCCTGGATATGGATAATGATTTCAAAACCTGGGTCGGGATCATCCATGCCTTCGCCAAATATAATGTGCTTGGCGACAGCGTCACGCTGCCGTTTGTGGAGTTCGTGAAGCTGTGCGGCATTCCTTCGGCCCGTTCATCTGCAAAGCTGCGTAAGCGTCTCGATGCTTCGCTGACCCGTATCGCCACCAATACCATCTCTTTCAGCAACAAGGAAGGAGAGTACTACGTTACGCACCTTGTGCAGTCTGCCAAATACAGCGCCAAAAAGGATGAAGTGACGCTGCAGGCCGATCCGAAAATCTTCGAGCTGTACCAGTTCGACAAAAAAGTTCTGCTGCAGCTGCGTGCCATTAATGAATTGTCGCGCAAAGAGTCCGCCCAGGCGCTGTATACGTTTATTGAGAGCCTGCCGCCTAACCCTGCGCCGGTCTCGCTTGCACGCCTGCGCGCGCGCCTGAATCTCACCTCCCGCACCATCACGCAGAACTCCACCGTGCGTAAGGCGATGGAGCAGCTCAAGGAGATCGGTTATCTCGATTACACCGAGATTAAGCGCGGGCGGGTGGTCTACTTTCATATCCACTACAGAAGGCCAAAACTTCGCCCACAAAGCCTGCCAGGCGCGCTGCCTGCCGGTGATGAACTGCCGGTGGAAAACAGCCCCGTAGCGGAAGAGCAGGGCGAAATGGTGATGCTGACCAAAGAAGAGCTGGCGCTGCTGGAAAAAATCCGCAAGGGACAGATCTGAATATCCACTGTAGTGAGCATGACATGTGACCTTTCAAATACATTACTCCCTACAGTGGATATTGCTCTCTATAGTGGTTTTTACTCTCCTCAGTGGATGTTTTGAGCTTCACTGCTTTCTGTAGTGGATACCTTGTTAATGCCTTCGCAGGATCTTTTAATCATCCTTAAAGATCTGGCGATTTCAGCATGAAATTGCTGGTCGAAATGCTCTAAAAACAGCGAGTTAACGTGATAAACGTATGGCGAAAGGGGGAGTTATTTCACATCCGTGATGTCAAAGAGGGCAATGTTCGCGTTCCTGGTATGAAAGAATGCTTTTTTTTGCTTAGTGTTATACCTCGCTCATGCTTACTCGCTTTACTCTCATAAGACGCTCCTCTGTAAACCGCATTTAAAGTCCATTTCAGCATCATTCCTTTTTTTAAACGAAACTTGGTGTGGTTTCCTCTGCCAGTATTATCCGGTTTCGCGCCGGGCCTGCGCTTATTTTTCCTTTATTCAAATTAATGAACGCGCCGCGAAGAATATATCTTTGTGAAGAAATGTAATTAACTATTACTATAGGAAAAACCTTAAAACCATTCGCGAAATAACACCGTGTTATGGTGCTAACTGATTAATTTTACAGGTCAACCGGATGACTGCTCGCGTTTATTATGGATTCTTACTGGCGCTGATATTGCCTACTGCCTTTGCTGCGCCCCTTTCTCCTGCCGATCGCGATGCCATCCGTCAGCAACAGGAACAACTTTTATTACAGAGCCAGCAGCAGCGTGACGAGTTGCAGCGCAGTACGCCGCTGCCCCGCGCTGAAGCGCCTGTGATATCTGCTCCGTCATCCGGCCCGTGTTTTACCATTCGCACTATTCAGTATTCCGGCGCCACGCTGTTAAGCGCGCGTGAGCAGGCGAAATTATCCCGTCCCTGGCTGAATCAGTGCCTCGATATGTCGCGCATCACGCAGCTGGTTAATAGCGTATCGGACTGGTATCTCAGCCGCGGTTATATCACCAGCCGTGCTTTTCTTACTGAGCAGGATCTCTCGCAGGGCGAATTACAGATTGTCGTGCTGGAAGGAAAGCTGCGTCAGATCCGCCTCGAAAATAAAACGCCGCTGATGCTGAAAATGGCGTTTCCGGGGCTTGAAGGAAAGATCCTGAACCTGCGCGATATTGAGCAGGGCATGGAGCAGATCAACCGACTGCGCGCCACGCCGGTACAAATCGATATTCTGCCGGACAGCACGCCCGGCTGGTCGGTGGTTAATCTCACCGCCACGCCGGAGTTTCCGTTACGCGCCACGGTGAGTTTCGATAACAGCGGCCAGAAGAGCACCGGCACCGGGCAGCTTAATGGCTCGCTCACCGGTAACAACCTGCTCGGGCTCGCCGATCAGTGGTTTGTCAGCGGCGGGCGCAGCAGCGATTTCGCGACCGCGTATAACGCCCGCAGCCTGCAGGCAGGCGTCAGTATCCCGTGGGGCTACAGCCTGCTGGATTACAGCTACAGCTGGAGCGACTACCGCTCGACGCTCGATAACCAGGGC
This is a stretch of genomic DNA from Cronobacter malonaticus LMG 23826. It encodes these proteins:
- a CDS encoding TonB-dependent siderophore receptor, giving the protein MKRHHLWVLNPCLLAMLSASAWGAPQKEETLVVAASRTGHSAADMAQTTWVIEQADIEQQVQGGKELKEVLAQLIPGMDVSSQGRTNYGMNMRGRSMMVMVDGVRLNSSRSDSRQLDSIDPFNIERIEVISGATSLYGGGSTGGIINIVTKKGQPETQVEFQTGMKTGFNSHNDHDENMAAAVSGGNDNASGRLSVAYQRYGGWYDGNGDESIIDNTQTGLQYSDRLDVMGTGTLNIDDHQQLQLTTQYYKSQADGKHGLFLGENFSAVTGNGTAYNKGNLDSDRLPGTERHLINLQYSNSDAWGQDLVAQIYYRDESLTYYPFPTLNGDKTRVTSIGASQQKTDFWGGKLTVNSKPLDALSLTYGVDAEHETFNANQQFFDLKKAAASGGMKLDNAYNVGRYPDYSITNLAPFLQASYDIDAITLSGGVRYQYTENKVDDFVGYTQQQGIATGKATSADAVPGGKTDYNNLLFNAGILGHLSERQQLWFNFSQGFELPDLAKYYGSGTYRLENGHYRLLKSVNVNDSRLDGIKVDSYELGWRYTGDNLRTQLAAYYSVSDKTININKTDMTITLDDDKRRIYGVEGQVDYFFSDSDWSTGANFNAIKSETRVDGDWKKLTVDSASPSKVSAWVNWAPDNWALRLQSTQTFDVSDDAGKKIDGYNTMDFIGSYALPVGKIAFSVENLLDKDYTTVWGQRAPGLYSPTYGSPDLYTYKGRGRTFGLNYSVLF
- a CDS encoding ParB family protein, with protein sequence MSTKRVTIGRTLTHSPFKESTDAETFTSVFVLNSGRKATFRLESVAPADVAEKTFVRQETNGRDQSALTPESLRDITRTLKFQQFFPAIGVKAGDRIEILDGSRRRAAALICHTGLTVLVTEAALTSEEARKLAKDIQTAKEHNIREIGLRLMALKNAGLSQKEIAEQEGLSQAKVTRALQAASVSAELLALFPVQSELTFSDYKTLSGIEETLQKNDIALKTLTNSIASEVDIVLSDTDLAEDEVKNRIMRIIAREGELLSSPSPKDKAVISPLWRFSDKDRFARKRTKGRLFSYEFNRLSRDVQDELDRAIESVLKKHLS
- a CDS encoding AAA family ATPase, yielding MDNEQQLTKVAERSERMLLGLTEQIQHQKDELQENTFYQVYAKAALAKLPRLTRASVDYAVSEMEANGYVFDKRAAGSSTKYAMSVQNIIDLYHHRGVPKYRDRHDEAFTIFVGNLKGGVSKTVSTVSLAHALRVHPHLLFEDLRILVVDLDPQSSATMFLNHTRAVGTVDTTSAQAMLQNVSREELLEEFIVPSIVPGVDVMPASIEDAFIASRWEELCAEHLPGTSIYGVLRQNIIDKIARDYDFIFVDSGPHLDAFLMNAIAASDVLFTPVPPAQVDFHSTLKYLTRLPELIALIEESGCRVRLQKNIGFMSKLLNKADHKLCHSLAKEIFGGDMLDVALPRLDGFERCGESFDTVISANPATYIGSSEALKNARAAAEDFAKAVFDRIEFIRMS
- a CDS encoding RepB family plasmid replication initiator protein; amino-acid sequence: MADEESININDAFSELDRKTGEVVTLMPNRNNTVQPVALMRLGLFVPTLKSTARGRKGQMSSMDVTEELKQLSLVKSEGYENIKITGARLDMDNDFKTWVGIIHAFAKYNVLGDSVTLPFVEFVKLCGIPSARSSAKLRKRLDASLTRIATNTISFSNKEGEYYVTHLVQSAKYSAKKDEVTLQADPKIFELYQFDKKVLLQLRAINELSRKESAQALYTFIESLPPNPAPVSLARLRARLNLTSRTITQNSTVRKAMEQLKEIGYLDYTEIKRGRVVYFHIHYRRPKLRPQSLPGALPAGDELPVENSPVAEEQGEMVMLTKEELALLEKIRKGQI
- a CDS encoding ShlB/FhaC/HecB family hemolysin secretion/activation protein, which translates into the protein MTARVYYGFLLALILPTAFAAPLSPADRDAIRQQQEQLLLQSQQQRDELQRSTPLPRAEAPVISAPSSGPCFTIRTIQYSGATLLSAREQAKLSRPWLNQCLDMSRITQLVNSVSDWYLSRGYITSRAFLTEQDLSQGELQIVVLEGKLRQIRLENKTPLMLKMAFPGLEGKILNLRDIEQGMEQINRLRATPVQIDILPDSTPGWSVVNLTATPEFPLRATVSFDNSGQKSTGTGQLNGSLTGNNLLGLADQWFVSGGRSSDFATAYNARSLQAGVSIPWGYSLLDYSYSWSDYRSTLDNQGFTWISTGDSETHRLNLSRVVFRNGDIKTALTAGVTRRESHNWLNDALLASSSRKLSSLTLGVNHTQKMGGGVATFNPAFSRGMPWFDSETDENKTGDEPKAQFRKWSLSASWQRPLTQDLWWLSSAYGQWSPDRLYGAERLTLGGESSVRGFKEQYLSGDNGGYWRNELNYTLATLPVLGQISATAALDGGWLARDKLDRYASGTLWGAAVGLGSAGRWFASQLTVGTPLQYPDWLGPDHFTVNYRIAITL